A region from the uncultured Holophaga sp. genome encodes:
- the dnaK gene encoding molecular chaperone DnaK yields MPGKLLGIDLGTTNSCACIMEGGERRVIPNREGSRTTPSVVAFTDKGDVLVGHIAKRQAVTNPQRTLFAVKRLIGQKFTAPRVQEAVGRLPFPVTKAPNGDAWLAVGDRDYAPPEISAIVLRSLKQSAEAFLHEEITDVVITVPAYFDDAQRQATKDAGRIAGLNVVRIINEPTAAALAYGLDRKGRREVLAICDFGGGTFDFTLMEMNDGVFEVLATCGDTFLGGEDFDLVILQWLVERFLEQTGVDLSLDRMALQRLKEASEKAKCELSTLDKVDLRLPFIAQGPTGPLHLEATLTREELEQMVRSLVDRMILPIQDALKEAKLHPDKIDSVILVGGQTRMPLVQEVIRNYFKKEPNRDLNPDEVVAMGACIQGAVLTGEVKDLVLLDVTPLSLGIETQGGGFVKIIQRNTTIPTRDSRVFTTVVDNQARVEVHVLQGERELSEANKSLGRFDLVNLPPLPKGVPQIEVTFDIDSNGIVKVSAKDLMTSLEQTMSIRPSSGLSELEIQRMIREAQTNAEADAQRKDELKYIASAEGLLFSCDRSFAECGKFLSEADQTMVRDTLNAARQSVATKDLQGVKTCEGQLLEAQKLLTNAVLAASEAMMNSLDGGSTPEGPTGLNL; encoded by the coding sequence ATGCCCGGTAAGCTGCTCGGGATCGATCTTGGAACCACCAACAGCTGCGCCTGCATCATGGAGGGGGGCGAGCGCCGGGTCATCCCCAACCGGGAAGGCAGCCGCACCACCCCCTCGGTGGTGGCTTTCACCGACAAGGGCGATGTCCTGGTCGGCCACATCGCCAAGCGCCAGGCCGTCACCAATCCCCAGCGGACCCTCTTTGCAGTGAAGCGCCTCATCGGCCAGAAGTTCACGGCCCCTCGGGTCCAGGAGGCCGTGGGCCGTCTGCCCTTCCCCGTCACCAAGGCCCCCAATGGCGATGCCTGGCTGGCGGTGGGGGACCGGGACTATGCCCCCCCCGAGATCTCGGCCATCGTGCTCCGCTCCCTCAAACAGTCCGCCGAGGCCTTTTTGCACGAAGAGATCACCGATGTGGTGATCACGGTTCCGGCTTACTTCGATGACGCCCAGCGCCAGGCCACCAAGGACGCCGGGAGGATTGCCGGCCTCAACGTGGTCCGCATCATCAACGAGCCCACCGCTGCCGCCCTGGCCTACGGCCTGGACAGGAAGGGGCGGCGCGAGGTCCTGGCCATCTGCGACTTCGGCGGAGGCACCTTCGACTTCACCCTCATGGAGATGAACGACGGCGTCTTCGAGGTGCTGGCGACCTGCGGCGACACCTTCCTCGGTGGCGAGGACTTCGACCTGGTCATCCTGCAGTGGCTCGTCGAGCGCTTCCTGGAGCAGACCGGAGTCGACCTCTCCCTGGACCGCATGGCCCTGCAGCGCCTGAAGGAAGCCAGCGAGAAGGCCAAGTGCGAGCTCTCGACCCTGGACAAGGTCGACCTGCGACTGCCCTTCATTGCCCAGGGACCCACGGGCCCCCTCCACCTGGAGGCCACCCTCACCCGCGAAGAACTCGAACAGATGGTGCGCTCCCTGGTGGACCGCATGATCCTCCCCATCCAGGATGCCCTCAAGGAGGCCAAGCTCCACCCCGACAAGATCGACTCCGTCATCTTGGTGGGCGGCCAGACCCGCATGCCCCTGGTACAGGAGGTCATCCGGAACTACTTCAAGAAGGAGCCCAACCGCGACCTCAACCCGGACGAGGTCGTGGCCATGGGAGCCTGCATCCAGGGCGCCGTGCTCACCGGCGAGGTGAAGGACCTGGTACTCCTCGACGTCACCCCGCTCTCCCTCGGCATCGAGACCCAGGGCGGCGGCTTCGTCAAGATCATCCAGCGCAACACCACCATCCCCACCCGGGACAGCCGGGTCTTCACCACGGTCGTCGACAATCAGGCCCGGGTCGAGGTTCATGTCCTCCAGGGCGAGCGCGAGCTCTCCGAAGCCAACAAGAGCCTGGGACGCTTCGACCTGGTCAACCTGCCGCCGCTTCCCAAGGGCGTCCCCCAGATCGAGGTGACCTTCGACATCGACTCCAATGGCATCGTCAAGGTCAGCGCGAAGGACCTCATGACCAGCCTGGAGCAGACCATGAGCATCCGCCCCAGCTCCGGCCTCTCCGAACTGGAGATCCAGCGCATGATCCGTGAGGCCCAGACCAACGCCGAAGCCGACGCCCAGCGGAAGGACGAGCTGAAATACATCGCCAGCGCTGAAGGTCTGCTCTTCTCCTGCGACCGGAGCTTTGCCGAGTGCGGCAAGTTCCTGAGCGAAGCCGACCAGACCATGGTCCGTGACACCCTCAATGCCGCCCGCCAGTCCGTGGCCACCAAGGACCTGCAGGGCGTCAAGACCTGCGAGGGACAGCTTCTGGAGGCCCAGAAGCTCCTGACCAATGCCGTCCTGGCGGCCAGCGAGGCCATGATGAACAGCCTGGACGGGGGCAGCACCCCCGAGGGCCCCACGGGCCTGAACCTGTAA